From a single Deltaproteobacteria bacterium genomic region:
- the ychF gene encoding redox-regulated ATPase YchF produces the protein MSLNIGIVGLPNAGKSTIFNALTACQVPAENFPFCTIDPSTGVVPVPDPRLDKLTTIYKPEKTTPTTVDFVDIAGLVKNASQGEGLGNKFLSHIREVDAIAHVVRCFDDPDVVHVHGKVDPKEDIEVINTELALADLDAVSKRLDKEEKLAKTGNKEAIKKAELLGKLKTSLEQGIAIRKISLNAEEKATIKEFSLLTAKPMLYVANISEEGTKNAHVVTVEKIAAEEGSEVVSLCGKLEAELAQLKDEDKMEFLKELGLKEPGLNRLIRSGYHLLHLITYFTAGPKEVRAWTIHQGTKAPQAAGEIHTDFERGFIRAEIFNYDDLMALGSEAQVKSAGKYRSEGKEYIVKDGDIILFRFNV, from the coding sequence CGGCGGAGAATTTTCCCTTTTGCACGATCGACCCCTCTACGGGTGTGGTGCCCGTCCCGGACCCAAGATTGGATAAACTGACCACTATTTATAAACCGGAGAAGACAACCCCCACCACGGTTGATTTTGTTGATATTGCGGGGTTGGTCAAAAATGCCAGTCAGGGAGAGGGGCTCGGCAACAAATTTTTAAGTCACATTCGGGAAGTGGATGCCATCGCCCATGTTGTGCGCTGTTTTGATGATCCGGATGTTGTGCACGTTCATGGAAAAGTCGATCCGAAAGAAGATATTGAAGTGATCAATACAGAATTGGCTTTGGCGGATCTGGACGCTGTCAGCAAACGTCTGGATAAAGAAGAAAAATTAGCGAAGACCGGAAACAAAGAAGCCATCAAAAAAGCGGAATTGCTTGGAAAACTTAAAACCAGTTTGGAACAGGGCATTGCAATTCGCAAAATATCTTTGAATGCGGAAGAGAAGGCGACAATCAAAGAGTTCTCATTGCTCACCGCCAAACCGATGCTCTACGTTGCCAACATATCCGAAGAAGGCACAAAAAATGCGCATGTGGTAACCGTTGAAAAAATTGCGGCGGAAGAAGGGAGCGAAGTCGTTTCACTCTGCGGCAAACTCGAAGCGGAGTTGGCGCAATTAAAAGACGAAGACAAAATGGAATTTTTGAAAGAACTCGGTTTGAAGGAACCGGGACTCAATCGCCTGATTCGTTCGGGTTATCATCTTCTCCATCTCATCACCTATTTTACAGCGGGACCAAAAGAGGTGCGCGCATGGACAATTCATCAAGGCACCAAAGCCCCACAAGCCGCCGGAGAAATTCACACCGATTTTGAACGTGGTTTCATTCGCGCCGAAATTTTTAATTACGATGATCTCATGGCTCTGGGCAGTGAAGCCCAAGTCAAATCCGCAGGGAAATATCGCTCCGAAGGAAAAGAATACATCGTCAAAGACGGCGACATCATTCTTTTCCGATTCAACGTTTAG